Proteins from a single region of Gemmatimonadota bacterium:
- a CDS encoding IS1182 family transposase, whose translation MKRKGGFEYGYNAQISVDEKAQVIVGQHVSPQANDYREVSPALDEVEATTGRVPEKLSLDNGYYSG comes from the coding sequence TCATGAAGCGAAAAGGGGGGTTCGAGTACGGGTACAACGCCCAGATCAGCGTGGACGAGAAGGCGCAGGTGATCGTGGGGCAGCACGTGAGTCCGCAGGCGAACGATTACCGGGAGGTGAGTCCGGCGCTGGATGAGGTGGAGGCCACGACCGGTCGTGTGCCGGAGAAGCTGAGCCTGGACAACGGCTACTACTCCGGGTAA
- a CDS encoding class I SAM-dependent methyltransferase has product LGWGESLHFVPLVPGESLEDSKIRHQRLMISKLELRPGMTVVDIGCGIGGPMRRVAREAGVRVVGINASDVQCNDARRLNAAAGLADLTDCLRCSFMEMSVIADQTFDRGYAIESTCHAVDKVGAFAEIYRVLKPGSLFWGQEMCMTDLFDPGSDRHLAIKRELMHGIALKDIATFGEVNRALATAGFEVVESEDLSAHEHRRDTPWYQPMETQRGLPGSAFRRIPMGRKAMRWGIRMAECFGVFPRGSSEVIALLDRTANAYVAGGRAGIFTPLYCFVARRPLQG; this is encoded by the coding sequence CTGGGCTGGGGCGAATCCCTTCACTTTGTGCCGCTGGTGCCTGGCGAAAGCCTGGAGGACTCCAAGATTCGGCACCAAAGACTCATGATCTCCAAGCTCGAACTGCGGCCGGGCATGACGGTCGTGGATATCGGCTGTGGCATCGGCGGTCCGATGCGACGCGTTGCCCGAGAGGCTGGAGTCCGGGTTGTCGGGATCAACGCCAGTGACGTCCAGTGCAACGATGCGAGGCGATTGAACGCGGCTGCGGGGCTCGCTGACCTGACCGACTGTCTTCGGTGCAGCTTCATGGAAATGAGCGTGATCGCAGACCAGACCTTCGACCGTGGCTACGCGATCGAATCGACCTGCCACGCGGTCGATAAGGTAGGCGCGTTCGCCGAAATCTACCGGGTGCTGAAGCCCGGATCCCTCTTCTGGGGCCAAGAAATGTGCATGACGGACCTGTTCGACCCGGGGAGCGACCGGCACCTCGCCATCAAGCGGGAGCTCATGCACGGCATCGCGCTCAAGGACATTGCTACGTTCGGGGAGGTAAACCGGGCGCTCGCAACCGCAGGATTCGAAGTCGTCGAGAGTGAGGACCTCTCCGCCCACGAGCACCGTCGGGACACGCCGTGGTATCAGCCCATGGAAACCCAGCGCGGGCTGCCCGGCAGCGCTTTCCGCCGGATTCCGATGGGCCGCAAGGCGATGCGGTGGGGAATCCGGATGGCCGAGTGCTTCGGTGTGTTCCCGAGGGGCTCGTCGGAGGTGATCGCGCTTCTGGATCGGACCGCAAACGCCTATGTCGCTGGGGGCAGAGCGGGGATTTTCACGCCCCTCTAC